Part of the Leptotrichia massiliensis genome, CTATATAGAGATGGTACTGGAATGACATGTTCAATAGGGTATGGAGACACTTTAAAAGAAACATTGTTTTCAATGAAAATTGCAAAATTAGAAAAAAATTCAATTAAAGGATATAGAATTAGAAAAGAATAGCATACTTATATGAAGTATAAAGACAGAGTTATGTTTGTGAGAAATGTTGATATGATATAAAATGTTACAGAATAGCTAGATAGTTGTAGACAAATAGCTTGGAAAAAAAATTTAAAAGATATTGGAAAAATATTAGTATTGAAAAATTTTGTAGAAATTTGAAAAATAATGATTTTAATAAAAGTTAGATTTTAAATAATCGTTGTTGTAAAAGACAGCGGTTATTTTTTTCAAAAAGTTTAAAAAAATATAAAAATTTTTTTGATTATCTGAAATTATGGGGTACAATATTGTTAATAGGGAAATGTTTTTTAATAATGGAAATTAGAAATTGAGAGGAATGAATAAAGATGATACACACAACAAAAGAGTTAGAAGAGATACAGAAAAATTTTATCGAAATGGAAGTAAAAAGTTTTGCAAGGGAAGTTATTGAATTTATTGATGAAAGTCCCAGTGCTTATCATGTTGTGAAAAATTGTTCAGATATTTTAGAAGAAAATGGTTTTGAGAGGGTTATGCCTCGTGAAAAATGGGAACTAAAAAAAGGTGGAAAATATTTTTTGAAAAAATCCAGCTCTACTATAATTGCAATTACAATTGGTGAAAATTTTGATGTGAGAAAAGGGTTTAAGATTTTTGGAGCACATACCGATTCTCCTTGTTTTAGGATAAAACCTAATCCTGAAATGGTTACAGAAAATATGGTGAGATTAAATACAGAAGTTTATGGAGCACCTATTTTGAGTACATGGTTTGATAGACCTCTTTCCATTGCTGGACGTGTTATTGTGAAAGGAGAAGATCCATTTTTTCCAAAAACTGTAAAAATTAAGATAGATGAACCGCTTTTAACAATACCAAATCTTGCAATTCATCAGAATAGAGAAGTAAATAATGGAGTAAAAATTGATAAACAGAATGATGTTTTGCCTGTAATTTCACTTATTAATCAAAATTTTGAGAAGGAAGGCTATCTTGAAAGAATTATTTTGGAAAAGACAGGGATAAAAAAAGAAAATATAATTGATTTTGATTTGTATTTATATGCAACAGAAAAAGGATGTCTTTTAGGTCCAAATGAAGAATTTATGTCATCTCCAAAACTTGACAACCTTGCTTC contains:
- a CDS encoding M18 family aminopeptidase, translating into MIHTTKELEEIQKNFIEMEVKSFAREVIEFIDESPSAYHVVKNCSDILEENGFERVMPREKWELKKGGKYFLKKSSSTIIAITIGENFDVRKGFKIFGAHTDSPCFRIKPNPEMVTENMVRLNTEVYGAPILSTWFDRPLSIAGRVIVKGEDPFFPKTVKIKIDEPLLTIPNLAIHQNREVNNGVKIDKQNDVLPVISLINQNFEKEGYLERIILEKTGIKKENIIDFDLYLYATEKGCLLGPNEEFMSSPKLDNLASVYTGLLGLVEEKASQDQINIFVAFDNEEIGSATKQGADSNYLLNTLERIALSLGLDRSNFLQMLENSFILSADAAHAAHPAHLEKTDPTNRGKINEGISIKISAKQKYTSDGYSIAVIRQLIKGTDIRIQPFVNESNELGGSTIGPLSSTHLDIDGVDLGVPMFAMHSVRELCGIFDVFYLKELAKEFFSKG